From Pseudanabaena yagii GIHE-NHR1:
AATCAAGATTATCCCTATCGATGGAGTATATTGCCTTGGTTAGATGGCATCTCTGCCGATCGAGAAGAACCTGACCCCAATCAAGCGAAAATCTTGGCTAAATTTTTGCGATCGCTCCATATTCCTGCACCTGCTAATGCACCAAAAAGCATCTTTCGCGGTGTACCCTTGACTCAACGGGCGGCGGCTATAGAAGAGCGAATACAAAGACTAGAAGTACAAACAGAACTAATGACACTAAGTATCAAACAAACTTGGCAGATAGCTCTAAATACACCCATTGATGTTGAGGAAACATGGATACATGGCGACCTCCATTCCCGCAATATCCTTGTAAAAAATGGCGTGATCGCAGGAATCATTGATTGGGGTGACATGACATCAGGGGATATTGCCACCGATCTGGCTGCGATCTGGATGCTTTTTAGAGATCGCCATGCACGTCAACAGGCGATCTCTACCTATGCCGATATTTCCGAGGCAACATTACAAAGGGCAAAGGGATGGGCGATCGCTTTTGGGGTAATGTTACTAGACTTAGGGCTAACAAACGATCCGAGATATACCATCATGGGAAAAAGAACATTACAGCGTCTGGCTGAAGATATATAAACGGGTGAGTGAGGGTTCCCATGATTTTACGAATTGCCAATGTTAATGATATACCAGCGATCGCTAAGGTTCATGTCGATACTTGGCGAACTGCCTATCACGGGATTATTCCCGATGAACACTTAGAGAACATGTCTTACGAGCATCGAGAAAAGATGTGGCATCAGGTTCTGAGACATCCTAATAACTATTTTGTCTATGTAGTGGAAGATGATTTTGGGCAGATTGTCGGCTTTGCTAGTGGTGGTTTAGAACGAACAGACGATCGCATTTATCTTGGTGAATTGACGGCAATCTATGTTTTACAAAGCCATCAAAAGCAAAAAATTGGGCATCGTTTAGTTGGTGCTGTTGCCGAAAGACTAGCCCAATTAGATATCCATTCTATGCTGATATGGGCTTTGGCTGATAATCCTGCTTGTAACTTCTATAAAGCCTTGGGTGGACAGCAGGTGTATGAAAAAGAGGTTGAAATTGGAGGCAAGCAGCTTATTGAAGTGGCTTTTGGATGGTTAGATACCGCAAGCCTATGTTCTCTTTCTAGTAGTAGAATATGATGAAATTCTTTTATTTCATTCTGAAATAAGTTTTGACCCGTAGATTATGATCTTAGAAGTTGCGATTCTTGATGTTAAACCTGATTTGACGGAAGACTTTGAAAGTACTTTTAAAGCTGCCTCAAAAATTATTGCTTCGATATCGGGCTATATCTCCCATGATTTACATCGTTGTCTAGAAACTAAAAATCGCTATATTCTCCTTGTACGTTGGCAAAAATTAGAAGATCATACAATCGGGTTTAGACAGTCACCAGAATATCAAGAATGGCGATCGCTACTTCACCACTTTTACGATTCCTTCCCTACTGTAGAACATTATGAAAGCATCATACTACCTTGACTCATGAAATTAATCGCATACAGTTCCGAATTTCAGAATAGTTTGGAAGAATTTTTAGAAATAATGTATTCGTACAGAGGATATAAATTTGATCCAATTGACTTACATTCTGATATGAGGAATATTGAAAATATATATCAAAATCAAGGTGGAAATTTTTGGATTATGATTGCCAATTCCACAGTAATTGGCAGTATTGGATTAAAGATATTAAACAAAGTAGATGGAATAGGAGAGATTAAAAGATACTTTGTTTTACCTTCATATCAGGGTCAAGGAATAGGTGCATTATTAATGGAACATTTATTATTAGATGCAACCAAAAATGAATTACACATATTAAGATTAGATACGATGAGAGAATCTATCGCAGCAAGGAAGATTTTTGAAAAATATGGATTTCAAGAAATTAGTAAATATAATGACAATGAAATAGCAGAAATATTTATGGAACTAAAACTTAAAAAATAAAAAGCAAAAAAAGGGTATGGAAGCAAAATTTCCAAATTGCGGTCACAGGATTTCGATTGTTGGCACTTCAGGCTCAGGAAAAACCACCTTAGCAAAAAATATTTCCCAACAACTCCAGATACCCCATATCGAATTAGATGCCTTACATTGGGAGCCAAATTGGACTGAGGCTACCGATCAAGTATTTCGCGATCGCATATCAGCAGCTTTAAAAGGCGATCGCTGGGTAGTTGATGGCAATTACAGCAAAGTGCGTGACCTTGTTTGGAGTAGAGCCGATACAGTAGTATTTCTCGATTATCCATTTTTGACTGTGCTGGGGCAACTTTTGCGCCGAACCATTAGGCGATCGCTCACGCAAGAAGAACTTTGGAGTGGTAATCGTGAAAGTATCCGCAAGGCATTTTTTAGCCAAGATTCTATTTTGATGTGGATGTTAAAAACCTATTCCCAAAATCGTCGGAAATATCCAGCATTATTGCAGCAGTCAGAATATGAGCATCTGTATTTTGTGCATTTGCGATCGCCCAAAATTACAGAGCAATGGTTAATGTCATTAGGACTTTTGTCGCACAGCGCAACATAGAAATAACTACATTGGTTACAAAGCCACTCAGCCCCTAGCCATCTTGGATCTTAGGCTTAATAAAATACTACGGCAAGTCGATAGATTTACAGTAGTATCTGCTAAACTATAGCAAATATGACTGCCATGCTCCTATAAAGTCACTCCTCCCCAAAGTAACTCTGCACTAGAGGACATTAACTATGAGTTTAGAAAGCCTGATAGCCGATCGCCCAACACTGAATGAAACTGTGGCAGATACGGAGCCAGAATACGTTGAAGCAGAACTAAATTACATCAAACCCCAATCCGATAAGCCCCATAACTATACCTACGAACCGCCAGCAGGTATTCCAAGACAAAATACGGTTAATGAAGCAAGGCGTTTAAAAATTCGTAATGGGCGATCGCTTGCTGCTAATCTATCTCTCGATCAGCAAGGATTTGCTTTTATTTCCCATCGCTCGGCGGTAACTAATTTCGATGATGAAACTGAGATTCGTCAAATCTATTTCCCTGAAGCAGAGAAATTTCTCAAAGAAGTTACAGGCGCATCGAGAGTTCTCGTTTTTGACTTCAACCTTCGCAATGCTCAAAAGTTAAAGGCTGGGGAAACCAGATTTAAGGAACCCGTCAAGCGGGTACATAATGATTTTACGGCGAAGTCTGGCTATCGGCGATCGCGGGATGAACTAGTAGCGATCGGGGTCGAGAATCCCGATGAGATCTTGCAGCACCGCTTTAACATCATTAATGTTTGGAAACCGACTGGACATCCCGTTCAGGAATCGCCTTTAGCCGTTTGTGATGCTCGCAGTATTAAACCCAGTGATTGGGTAGCAAGTGATTTGATTTATCGCGATCGCGTTGGTGAGACCTATTTAACTACCTACAATGAGTCGCATCAATGGTTCTATTTCCCCCATATGCAAACTGATGAGGTCATTCTCATCAAGTGTTTTGATTCTGCTGAGGATATTCCTGCTAGATTCACGGCTCACACTGCCTTTGAAGATCCCACCAGTTTACCCAATTCCATTCCCCGCGCTAGCATTGAATTACGGACACTAGTTATTTACGAAGAATAATCATCTAAAAAGCATTGCTATGCAATGCTTTTTAGATGATTATTCTATTGAAGCTACCATATCCCTATGTCAACTCTATCCACAGTAGATATTTCTCAAATTCCTTTGATCGATATTAGTCCTCTTTTATCTGGTAAGAATTCAGAAGAGATAGCTAAACAGATTAGAGCGGCTTGCATCAATACAGGCTTTTTCTACATCATTGGGCATGGAATTGATGAAGGCTTACAAAAAAGATTAGAACAACTTAGCCGCCAATTTTTTGCTCAAGACATAGAAACCAAACTTCGTATCAAAATGTCTCTAGGCGGTCGGGCGTGGCGTGGTTATTTCCCACTGGAGTTTAGACTAAAAAAGGTAAAAAAGGCAGAGTAAAAGAGATACAAACTGCCTAAAGTAGATGAAAAGTAAAGAGACATCTACAGCCATGATTATTGATAAACTACAAGACTTTCGTCAACAGGTATATAGATTTTTAGGGAACGGACGGGATGCAATATTTGACTTGATGGATGCAGTATTGACCAGTCCGAGAGTGAAATCATTTGTAGAATTATCGTTATCCGCAGTGTATCGAAGAAAATGGTCAAGTCTGTATGAATCATTAAAAGACAGTCGCCCCAACCGAGGCAGGATAAGACGGTTATGTGTGGAACAAATACCCAAAGACATCCGCCCTTTGCTAGCAGGAGACCATACAGGATGGGGAAGACCCCATGCCAAAACGCTAAAAGACAGGAGTTTTGTGCATCAACCGAATTTGGTAGAAGGGAACAAACCGATCGTGTTAGGGCATGACTACAGCACCTTGGCATGGATACCAGAGATGACAGGGAGTTGGGCAATCCCGTTATGTCACGAGCGGATCAGTAGTTTTGAGACAGCAGGGCAAAGAGCCGCATTCCAACTGAGTCAAGTATGTCGAGATTTAACGGTAAGACCAATCGCTACTTACGACAGTGAATATGGCAGTGCCGTCTTTATGAATTTGACTGAGGATATCCCTGCCGATTTACTAATACGTCTACGTCCTAACCGATGCTTATACAAAGCCCCTGCGCCCTACAGTGGTTATGGTCGTCCTCGTAAGCATGGGGATAAATTCCAACTTGCCAATGCTGATAGTTGGGGAGAGCCATCGGCAACTTTTAGCTTAGAAGATGAGACGGTTGGACAGGTGCAAATCCAGCAATGGTCTAACTTACACTTTCGGCAAGCAGCCCAACGACATATTCAAGTTATTCGAGTTACACATTCTCATTGCTCTGGTTTGTGGTTAGCTTGGGTGGGTGAACAGATGCCGACTTTAGACTCC
This genomic window contains:
- a CDS encoding aminoglycoside phosphotransferase family protein, which gives rise to MIDIPLVYKLLKEQHPDLADLPIQFLDAGLDNAMFRLGDRLSVRLPRREVAAKLIENEQTWLPIFVDHLPIPIPNPYRIGQPNQDYPYRWSILPWLDGISADREEPDPNQAKILAKFLRSLHIPAPANAPKSIFRGVPLTQRAAAIEERIQRLEVQTELMTLSIKQTWQIALNTPIDVEETWIHGDLHSRNILVKNGVIAGIIDWGDMTSGDIATDLAAIWMLFRDRHARQQAISTYADISEATLQRAKGWAIAFGVMLLDLGLTNDPRYTIMGKRTLQRLAEDI
- a CDS encoding GNAT family N-acetyltransferase is translated as MILRIANVNDIPAIAKVHVDTWRTAYHGIIPDEHLENMSYEHREKMWHQVLRHPNNYFVYVVEDDFGQIVGFASGGLERTDDRIYLGELTAIYVLQSHQKQKIGHRLVGAVAERLAQLDIHSMLIWALADNPACNFYKALGGQQVYEKEVEIGGKQLIEVAFGWLDTASLCSLSSSRI
- a CDS encoding antibiotic biosynthesis monooxygenase family protein, yielding MILEVAILDVKPDLTEDFESTFKAASKIIASISGYISHDLHRCLETKNRYILLVRWQKLEDHTIGFRQSPEYQEWRSLLHHFYDSFPTVEHYESIILP
- a CDS encoding GNAT family N-acetyltransferase, which translates into the protein MKLIAYSSEFQNSLEEFLEIMYSYRGYKFDPIDLHSDMRNIENIYQNQGGNFWIMIANSTVIGSIGLKILNKVDGIGEIKRYFVLPSYQGQGIGALLMEHLLLDATKNELHILRLDTMRESIAARKIFEKYGFQEISKYNDNEIAEIFMELKLKK
- a CDS encoding ATP-binding cassette domain-containing protein, with the translated sequence MEAKFPNCGHRISIVGTSGSGKTTLAKNISQQLQIPHIELDALHWEPNWTEATDQVFRDRISAALKGDRWVVDGNYSKVRDLVWSRADTVVFLDYPFLTVLGQLLRRTIRRSLTQEELWSGNRESIRKAFFSQDSILMWMLKTYSQNRRKYPALLQQSEYEHLYFVHLRSPKITEQWLMSLGLLSHSAT
- a CDS encoding CmcJ/NvfI family oxidoreductase: MSLESLIADRPTLNETVADTEPEYVEAELNYIKPQSDKPHNYTYEPPAGIPRQNTVNEARRLKIRNGRSLAANLSLDQQGFAFISHRSAVTNFDDETEIRQIYFPEAEKFLKEVTGASRVLVFDFNLRNAQKLKAGETRFKEPVKRVHNDFTAKSGYRRSRDELVAIGVENPDEILQHRFNIINVWKPTGHPVQESPLAVCDARSIKPSDWVASDLIYRDRVGETYLTTYNESHQWFYFPHMQTDEVILIKCFDSAEDIPARFTAHTAFEDPTSLPNSIPRASIELRTLVIYEE
- a CDS encoding 2-oxoglutarate and iron-dependent oxygenase domain-containing protein; translation: MSTLSTVDISQIPLIDISPLLSGKNSEEIAKQIRAACINTGFFYIIGHGIDEGLQKRLEQLSRQFFAQDIETKLRIKMSLGGRAWRGYFPLEFRLKKVKKAE
- a CDS encoding NF041680 family putative transposase, which codes for MIIDKLQDFRQQVYRFLGNGRDAIFDLMDAVLTSPRVKSFVELSLSAVYRRKWSSLYESLKDSRPNRGRIRRLCVEQIPKDIRPLLAGDHTGWGRPHAKTLKDRSFVHQPNLVEGNKPIVLGHDYSTLAWIPEMTGSWAIPLCHERISSFETAGQRAAFQLSQVCRDLTVRPIATYDSEYGSAVFMNLTEDIPADLLIRLRPNRCLYKAPAPYSGYGRPRKHGDKFQLANADSWGEPSATFSLEDETVGQVQIQQWSNLHFRQAAQRHIQVIRVTHSHCSGLWLAWVGEQMPTLDSLWRLYLRRFAIDHWYRFAKQRLHWTLPHLLTPQQALRWSDLMPLLSWQLWLARQLVIDTPLPWQKPQTNLNFGRVAQGFAALLVRIGSPACSPQPRGKSLGWKSGRKRSPFSRFPVVKKRASRSKKVNQDYLNS